In the genome of Bombus affinis isolate iyBomAffi1 chromosome 7, iyBomAffi1.2, whole genome shotgun sequence, one region contains:
- the LOC126918737 gene encoding polynucleotide 5'-hydroxyl-kinase NOL9 isoform X1, which produces MKSSQTKKLKTKILKIGIKQTKAQLPQYKAQNKLVQGKRKSFLKCLNMNSLGKKNKSAQNSVLPENSLNRKQILLQCNLKRKKKKCTNIKGIQHSVDLSFQNDDSLGVQLTRDRNDQQSCNISEQKTIGSPVIVETLSNNLSLLSIPDVLKQKEQKKMKGNDFDNNPLHMQSMRNEACVIIGESLNPNDSLSDGAKDTKIVSPSKSNRKPRKDKKQLQNSSSNTTPSNSAKAKRSSDICYTGSSIHNNRKCDTLETVTSSNNDTVLIDQHLVRFYCLKNKVVAVMSKNTRFCFTGKLIVQVVYGAIEAYGYVITTQNSPIEIYSPRGYSNVLIETSEKFSQNLESNIWVSLSTEGIDQNQENQLIADIKEIQPGMAVVLLSNLENKLTRFLHVFYPFKLFPKIRNVPYHSWTNPKRAERILQSNLYIDNYACKEINIDQRITQEVTDKMLKRCRENEWSCTLIAGGKDVGKSTTMRCLINTLLPVSKMVVLVDVDPGQAECTPAECISYSLIRQPLLGPNFTHLKTPAFQLYIGDVNVSKCITRYIEGIKMLINKLSSCPVLSRLPIVVNTMGFSQGIGWDIILFTIKLIRPSFVVQIMSEKPKNNYIEYLSKEVINRQQLSWSSWYTNVIDWSRPCDHELFVIHSNAERKGTPGHDNWNMEPYQKRELVMISYLSEIDQQDSWNSARRYDPLSFSINEAVPYVTSFASLYISIPRTSVPPSHALNVVNGNIVALCGIDMNNNEWQKGGSMAGPRILNRSPLCQCYGFGIIRGVDMERQEIFINTPLPVSTMRYVNCLMGCIQVPITLLQSNQHKNVPYIGGNDVLPMSREHRRGYFRMRYQNNA; this is translated from the exons atgaaatcGTCACAAACAAAGAAGCTAAAaacgaaaattttgaaaattggtATAAAGCAAACCAAAGC GCAATTACCACAATATAAAGCACAAAACAAGCTCGTCCAGGGAAAAAGAAAATCTTTTCTTAAATGTTTAAATATGAATTCTTTGGGCAAAAAGAATAAAAGTGCTCAAAACAGTGTGTTGcctgaaaattcattaaacagaAAACAAATACTCttacaatgtaatttaaaacgtaaaaagaaaaagtgCACCAATATAAAAGGAATACAAC ATTCTGTGGATCTTTCCTTCCAGAACGATGACTCGTTAGGAGTACAGTTAACCAGAGACAGAAATGACCAGCAGTCTTGCAACATTTCAGAGCAAAAAACCATAGGTTCACCAGTAATAGTAGAAACTCTGTCGAATAATCTATCCTTGCTAAGCATACCTGATGTACTTAAACAAAAAGAACAAAAGAAAATGAAGGGCAATGATTTTGACAATAATCCATTACATATGCAAAGTATGAGGAACGAGGCCTGTGTCATTATTGGTGAATCGTTAAATCCAAATGATAGTTTATCTGATGGAGCAAAGGATACTAAAATCGTATCACCGTCCAAGAGTAACCGCAAACCACGTAAGGATAAAAAGCAGTTACAAAATAGCAGTTCAAATACTACTCCTAGTAATTCAGCAAAAGCTAAGAGATCTTCTGACATATGCTACACTGGAAGTAGCAtccataataatagaaaatgcGATACATTGGAAACAGTAACTTCAAGTAATAATGATACTGTTCTCATTGATCAGCACTTGGTACGATTTTATTGTCTTAAGAACAAAGTAGTCGCAGTTATGTCGAAAAATACACGATTTTGCTTTACTGGAAAGTTAATTGTACAAGTAGTATATGGGGCTATAGAAGCTTACGGATACGTCATTACCACACAGAACAGTCCAATCGAAATTTATTCACCAAGAGGATATAGTAACGTTTTGATCGAAACGAGTGAAAAATTTTCACAAAATTTGGAATCAAATATATGGGTATCTTTGTCCACAGAAGGCATTGATCAAAACCAAGAGAACCAATTAATTGCAGACATCAAAGAAATTCAACCCGGCATGGCAGTTGTTTTGTTATCAAATTTGGAAAACAAATTGACTAGGTTTTTACATGTTTTTTATCCATTTAAGCTATTTCCAAAAATAAGAAATGTACCTTATCATTCTTGGACTAACCCTAAGAGAGCTGAAAGAATATTACAGTCGAATCTTTATATTGATAATTACGCGTGTAAGGAAATAAATATTGATCAACGTATTACACAAGAAGTTACTGACAAAATGTTGAAACGTTGCCGTGAGAACGAATGGTCTTGCACCTTAATAGCCGGTGGAAAAGACGTCGGGAAATCAACTACAATGCGATGCTTGATAAATACTCTACTACCTGTTTCCAAAATGGTGGTTCTTGTAGATGTTGACCCAGGACAAGCAGAATGCACACCAGCTGAATGTATATCGTACAGTTTAATTAGACAGCCCTTATTGGGACCAAACTTTACGCATTTAAAGACTCCGGCTTTTCAATTATATATCGGAGATGTGAACGTGTCAAAATGCATTACACGATACATCGAGGGTATTAAAATGTTGATTAATAAATTGTCAAGTTGCCCAGTTTTGTCACGCCTACCTATCGTTGTAAACACGATGGGTTTTTCACAAGGTATTGGTTGGGATATCATCTTGTTTACGATCAAATTGATTCGACCTTCTTTCGTTGTACAGATTATGTCTGAGAAGCCAAAGAATAACTATATCGAATACTTAAGTAAAGAAGTAATAAATCGACAG CAATTGTCCTGGTCGAGTTGGTATACGAATGTTATTGACTGGAGTCGACCATGCGATCACGAATTATTCGTGATACATTCAAATGCAGAACGTAAAGGTACTCCAGGACACGACAATTGGAACATGGAGCCGTATCAAAAACGAGAACTTGTAATGATCTCCTACTTGAGTGAAATTGACCAACAAGACTCTTGGAATTCCGC gAGACGCTATGACCCTTTATCGTTCAGCATCAACGAAGCTGTTCCATATGT AACATCTTTTGCATCGTTGTACATTTCAATTCCACGAACGTCAGTACCTCCGTCGCATGCATTAAACGTAGTGAATGGTAATATAGTAGCATTATGTGGAATCGATATGAATAACAATGAATGGCAAAAAGGTGGAAGTATGGCTGGTCCACGTATATTAAACAGATCACCTCTTTGCCAATGTTATGGGTTTG GTATCATCAGAGGAGTTGATATGGAGCGACAAGAGATATTTATAAACACACCATTACCAGTTTCTACAATGCGGTACGTGAATTGTTTGATGGGATGTATACAGGTACCTATTACGCTACTACAAAGTAATCAACACAAGAACGTACCTTATATCGGTGGAAATGATGTTTTACCAATGTCACGAGAACATCGCAGGGGGTATTTCCGTATGAGGTATCAAAACAACGCTTGA
- the LOC126918737 gene encoding polynucleotide 5'-hydroxyl-kinase NOL9 isoform X2, producing the protein MNDDSLGVQLTRDRNDQQSCNISEQKTIGSPVIVETLSNNLSLLSIPDVLKQKEQKKMKGNDFDNNPLHMQSMRNEACVIIGESLNPNDSLSDGAKDTKIVSPSKSNRKPRKDKKQLQNSSSNTTPSNSAKAKRSSDICYTGSSIHNNRKCDTLETVTSSNNDTVLIDQHLVRFYCLKNKVVAVMSKNTRFCFTGKLIVQVVYGAIEAYGYVITTQNSPIEIYSPRGYSNVLIETSEKFSQNLESNIWVSLSTEGIDQNQENQLIADIKEIQPGMAVVLLSNLENKLTRFLHVFYPFKLFPKIRNVPYHSWTNPKRAERILQSNLYIDNYACKEINIDQRITQEVTDKMLKRCRENEWSCTLIAGGKDVGKSTTMRCLINTLLPVSKMVVLVDVDPGQAECTPAECISYSLIRQPLLGPNFTHLKTPAFQLYIGDVNVSKCITRYIEGIKMLINKLSSCPVLSRLPIVVNTMGFSQGIGWDIILFTIKLIRPSFVVQIMSEKPKNNYIEYLSKEVINRQQLSWSSWYTNVIDWSRPCDHELFVIHSNAERKGTPGHDNWNMEPYQKRELVMISYLSEIDQQDSWNSARRYDPLSFSINEAVPYVTSFASLYISIPRTSVPPSHALNVVNGNIVALCGIDMNNNEWQKGGSMAGPRILNRSPLCQCYGFGIIRGVDMERQEIFINTPLPVSTMRYVNCLMGCIQVPITLLQSNQHKNVPYIGGNDVLPMSREHRRGYFRMRYQNNA; encoded by the exons ATG AACGATGACTCGTTAGGAGTACAGTTAACCAGAGACAGAAATGACCAGCAGTCTTGCAACATTTCAGAGCAAAAAACCATAGGTTCACCAGTAATAGTAGAAACTCTGTCGAATAATCTATCCTTGCTAAGCATACCTGATGTACTTAAACAAAAAGAACAAAAGAAAATGAAGGGCAATGATTTTGACAATAATCCATTACATATGCAAAGTATGAGGAACGAGGCCTGTGTCATTATTGGTGAATCGTTAAATCCAAATGATAGTTTATCTGATGGAGCAAAGGATACTAAAATCGTATCACCGTCCAAGAGTAACCGCAAACCACGTAAGGATAAAAAGCAGTTACAAAATAGCAGTTCAAATACTACTCCTAGTAATTCAGCAAAAGCTAAGAGATCTTCTGACATATGCTACACTGGAAGTAGCAtccataataatagaaaatgcGATACATTGGAAACAGTAACTTCAAGTAATAATGATACTGTTCTCATTGATCAGCACTTGGTACGATTTTATTGTCTTAAGAACAAAGTAGTCGCAGTTATGTCGAAAAATACACGATTTTGCTTTACTGGAAAGTTAATTGTACAAGTAGTATATGGGGCTATAGAAGCTTACGGATACGTCATTACCACACAGAACAGTCCAATCGAAATTTATTCACCAAGAGGATATAGTAACGTTTTGATCGAAACGAGTGAAAAATTTTCACAAAATTTGGAATCAAATATATGGGTATCTTTGTCCACAGAAGGCATTGATCAAAACCAAGAGAACCAATTAATTGCAGACATCAAAGAAATTCAACCCGGCATGGCAGTTGTTTTGTTATCAAATTTGGAAAACAAATTGACTAGGTTTTTACATGTTTTTTATCCATTTAAGCTATTTCCAAAAATAAGAAATGTACCTTATCATTCTTGGACTAACCCTAAGAGAGCTGAAAGAATATTACAGTCGAATCTTTATATTGATAATTACGCGTGTAAGGAAATAAATATTGATCAACGTATTACACAAGAAGTTACTGACAAAATGTTGAAACGTTGCCGTGAGAACGAATGGTCTTGCACCTTAATAGCCGGTGGAAAAGACGTCGGGAAATCAACTACAATGCGATGCTTGATAAATACTCTACTACCTGTTTCCAAAATGGTGGTTCTTGTAGATGTTGACCCAGGACAAGCAGAATGCACACCAGCTGAATGTATATCGTACAGTTTAATTAGACAGCCCTTATTGGGACCAAACTTTACGCATTTAAAGACTCCGGCTTTTCAATTATATATCGGAGATGTGAACGTGTCAAAATGCATTACACGATACATCGAGGGTATTAAAATGTTGATTAATAAATTGTCAAGTTGCCCAGTTTTGTCACGCCTACCTATCGTTGTAAACACGATGGGTTTTTCACAAGGTATTGGTTGGGATATCATCTTGTTTACGATCAAATTGATTCGACCTTCTTTCGTTGTACAGATTATGTCTGAGAAGCCAAAGAATAACTATATCGAATACTTAAGTAAAGAAGTAATAAATCGACAG CAATTGTCCTGGTCGAGTTGGTATACGAATGTTATTGACTGGAGTCGACCATGCGATCACGAATTATTCGTGATACATTCAAATGCAGAACGTAAAGGTACTCCAGGACACGACAATTGGAACATGGAGCCGTATCAAAAACGAGAACTTGTAATGATCTCCTACTTGAGTGAAATTGACCAACAAGACTCTTGGAATTCCGC gAGACGCTATGACCCTTTATCGTTCAGCATCAACGAAGCTGTTCCATATGT AACATCTTTTGCATCGTTGTACATTTCAATTCCACGAACGTCAGTACCTCCGTCGCATGCATTAAACGTAGTGAATGGTAATATAGTAGCATTATGTGGAATCGATATGAATAACAATGAATGGCAAAAAGGTGGAAGTATGGCTGGTCCACGTATATTAAACAGATCACCTCTTTGCCAATGTTATGGGTTTG GTATCATCAGAGGAGTTGATATGGAGCGACAAGAGATATTTATAAACACACCATTACCAGTTTCTACAATGCGGTACGTGAATTGTTTGATGGGATGTATACAGGTACCTATTACGCTACTACAAAGTAATCAACACAAGAACGTACCTTATATCGGTGGAAATGATGTTTTACCAATGTCACGAGAACATCGCAGGGGGTATTTCCGTATGAGGTATCAAAACAACGCTTGA